The following proteins come from a genomic window of Natrinema saccharevitans:
- the thpR gene encoding RNA 2',3'-cyclic phosphodiesterase, whose protein sequence is MRLFASVDLPDDLAAPVADLQAAFDDASGLDVTDPEQAHVTMKFLGDVDEDRLPALERELEAAVEESGVDPFTVRYGGLGVFPSLEYISVVWLGVADGGEELTRLHEAIEDRTTAMGFDPEDHEFTPHVTLARMTHAGGKDLVQDLVRERDPTIGEARVDELRLTESTLTDEGPVYSTAASFPLE, encoded by the coding sequence ATGCGACTGTTCGCCAGCGTCGACCTCCCCGACGACCTCGCGGCACCGGTCGCCGACCTGCAGGCCGCGTTCGACGACGCCAGCGGCCTCGATGTCACCGATCCCGAACAGGCTCACGTCACGATGAAGTTCCTCGGCGACGTGGACGAGGATCGGCTGCCAGCCCTCGAGCGAGAACTCGAGGCGGCGGTCGAGGAGAGCGGCGTCGACCCCTTCACGGTCCGCTACGGCGGGCTCGGCGTCTTCCCGAGCCTCGAGTACATCAGCGTCGTCTGGCTGGGCGTCGCGGACGGCGGCGAGGAGCTGACCCGGCTGCACGAGGCCATCGAGGACCGGACGACGGCGATGGGGTTCGACCCCGAGGACCACGAGTTCACGCCGCACGTCACGCTCGCCCGGATGACCCACGCCGGCGGGAAGGACCTGGTCCAGGACCTCGTCCGCGAGCGCGACCCGACGATCGGCGAGGCCCGCGTCGACGAGCTCCGACTCACCGAGAGCACCCTCACCGACGAGGGACCGGTCTACTCGACCGCGGCATCGTTCCCGCTCGAGTGA
- a CDS encoding 50S ribosomal protein L39e — MGKKSKGKKKRLAKLENQNSRVPAWVMMKTDMEVQRNPKRRNWRRNDTDE, encoded by the coding sequence ATGGGTAAGAAATCGAAGGGCAAGAAGAAGCGACTTGCCAAACTCGAGAACCAGAACAGCCGCGTGCCGGCCTGGGTCATGATGAAGACGGACATGGAAGTCCAGCGCAACCCCAAGCGACGCAACTGGCGGCGCAACGACACTGACGAGTAA
- a CDS encoding 50S ribosomal protein L31e: MSASDFEERVVTVPLRDVKKGANHEAADYAMRLVREHLAKHFAVEEDAIRLDPSINEEVWSNGRSNPPRKLRVRAARFDEEGEAVVEAEVAD; encoded by the coding sequence ATGAGTGCAAGTGATTTCGAGGAACGCGTCGTCACCGTTCCCCTGCGAGACGTCAAGAAGGGCGCGAACCACGAGGCCGCCGACTACGCGATGCGACTGGTCCGCGAACACCTCGCGAAACACTTCGCGGTCGAGGAAGACGCCATCCGACTGGACCCCTCGATCAACGAGGAAGTCTGGTCGAACGGGCGCTCGAACCCGCCGCGAAAGCTTCGCGTCCGCGCGGCCCGCTTCGACGAGGAGGGTGAAGCCGTCGTCGAAGCCGAGGTCGCCGACTAA
- the rpl18a gene encoding 50S ribosomal protein L18Ae produces the protein MSQFTVSGRFKSRDGFAEFETTIDAENENVAREHAYTQLGSQHGLKRTEIELEEVSQ, from the coding sequence ATGAGTCAATTTACGGTCAGTGGTCGATTCAAGAGCCGCGACGGGTTCGCGGAGTTCGAGACGACCATCGACGCCGAGAACGAGAACGTCGCTCGTGAACACGCCTACACCCAGCTCGGAAGCCAGCACGGGCTCAAACGCACCGAGATCGAACTCGAGGAGGTATCCCAATAA
- a CDS encoding ASCH domain-containing protein encodes MSELDPGELLPSERMREQALEGRVTQIHRGQQYADEGDTFAIDDTTFEVTAVRERTLGELTDEDARAEGMDDLEGYRRMLERAHENFEWDDDSEVVLHRFERR; translated from the coding sequence ATGAGCGAACTCGATCCCGGCGAGTTGCTGCCCAGCGAGCGAATGCGAGAACAGGCCCTCGAGGGCAGGGTCACCCAGATCCACCGCGGCCAGCAGTACGCCGACGAAGGAGACACGTTCGCGATCGACGACACGACTTTCGAGGTGACCGCGGTTCGAGAGCGCACGCTCGGGGAGCTGACCGACGAGGACGCCCGAGCCGAGGGAATGGACGACCTCGAGGGGTACCGACGCATGCTCGAACGCGCCCACGAGAACTTCGAGTGGGACGACGACAGCGAGGTCGTCCTCCATCGATTCGAACGGCGATAG
- the pfdA gene encoding prefoldin subunit alpha has product MGQQQLQQLSQELQEIEEQIEGLQANVEALRQEQTEVDEAIEAIETLETGSTVQMPLGGGAYLRTTIENIDEVIVDLGADYAAEFEEDDAVDALENKKDHLDDQIDELNEEITELETESDELEQQAQQLQQQAMQQQMQGMGQGQPDE; this is encoded by the coding sequence ATGGGTCAGCAGCAACTCCAGCAGCTGTCCCAGGAGCTTCAGGAGATCGAAGAACAGATCGAGGGCCTGCAGGCGAACGTCGAAGCCCTGCGACAGGAACAGACCGAGGTCGACGAGGCCATCGAAGCGATCGAGACCCTCGAGACCGGCTCGACCGTCCAGATGCCGCTTGGCGGCGGCGCCTACCTGCGAACGACGATCGAGAACATCGACGAAGTCATCGTCGACCTCGGCGCCGATTACGCCGCGGAGTTCGAGGAGGACGACGCCGTCGACGCCCTCGAGAACAAGAAAGATCACCTCGACGACCAGATCGACGAACTCAACGAGGAGATCACGGAACTCGAGACCGAGAGCGACGAACTCGAGCAGCAGGCCCAGCAGCTCCAGCAGCAGGCGATGCAACAGCAGATGCAGGGGATGGGCCAGGGCCAGCCCGACGAGTAA
- a CDS encoding translation initiation factor IF-6, translating into MQRLAFAGSAYVGVFARATDSCVLVRHDVDDDVVADLSDELEVPAVRTTVGGSSTVGALATGNENGLLVSSRVLEYERETLEDEIDLPVAELPGNINAAGNVVLANDYGAYVHPDLPREAIQIVEDTLEVPVERGDLAGVRTVGTAAVATNTGVLCHPKATDAELDGLEEALDVRADVGTVNYGAPLVGSGLIANEAGYVVGEDTTGPELGRIEDALGYLD; encoded by the coding sequence TTGCAGCGCCTCGCCTTCGCCGGGTCGGCCTACGTCGGCGTCTTCGCCCGCGCGACCGACTCGTGCGTACTCGTTCGCCACGACGTCGACGACGACGTCGTCGCCGACCTGTCCGACGAACTCGAGGTCCCCGCCGTCCGGACGACCGTCGGCGGCTCCTCGACGGTCGGCGCCCTAGCGACGGGTAACGAGAACGGGCTGCTCGTCAGTTCCCGGGTTCTCGAGTACGAACGCGAGACCCTCGAGGACGAGATCGACCTGCCCGTCGCCGAACTGCCCGGCAATATCAACGCCGCCGGCAACGTCGTCCTCGCGAACGATTACGGGGCGTACGTCCATCCGGACCTGCCCCGCGAGGCGATTCAGATCGTCGAGGACACCCTCGAGGTCCCCGTCGAACGCGGCGACCTCGCCGGGGTCCGGACCGTCGGGACCGCCGCGGTGGCGACCAACACCGGCGTCCTCTGTCACCCGAAGGCCACCGACGCGGAACTCGACGGGCTCGAGGAGGCGTTAGACGTTCGGGCCGACGTCGGCACGGTCAACTACGGCGCGCCGCTGGTCGGCTCCGGCCTGATCGCCAACGAGGCCGGCTACGTCGTCGGCGAGGACACGACCGGCCCCGAACTCGGCCGGATCGAGGACGCGCTGGGCTATCTCGACTGA